The following proteins are encoded in a genomic region of Takifugu rubripes chromosome 21, fTakRub1.2, whole genome shotgun sequence:
- the med22 gene encoding mediator of RNA polymerase II transcription subunit 22 isoform X2 gives MATQRVLPQSKETLLQNYNKRLKDDIKSILENFTEIIKTAKIEDETQVSRPAQAEQDHYEMHVRAANIVRAGESLMKLVSDLKQFLILNDFPSVNDAISLQNQQLRSLQEECDKKLISLRDEIAIDLYELEEEYYSSSQWDTDLPLCEAYHRVDNWASPSSSSSSTQGDQEEVEILPSQETEPQHHLNGQGTSSLEKM, from the exons ATGGCTACTCAGAGAGTCCTCCCTCAGAGTAAAGAGACACTCCTGCAGAACTATAACAAGAGACTGAAAGATGATATCAAGTCCATCCTGGAAAACTTTACTGAAATCATCAAAACCGCAAAG ATAGAGGATGAGACGCAGGTTTCCCGACCAGCCCAAGCAGAACAGGACCATTATGAGATGCACGTTAGAGCTGCCAACATT GTACGAGCTGGTGAATCTCTGATGAAGCTGGTGTCAGATCTGAAGCAGTTCCTGATTCTGAATGACTTTCCCTCAGTGAACGATGCCATAAGTCTCCAAAACCAACAGCTCAGGTCACTGCAGGAAGAGTGCGACAAGAAGCTTATCTCACTCCGTGATGAGATTGCTATTGACCTGTATGAGTTAGAAGAAGAATATTACTCCTCCAG TCAGTGGGACACTGACCTGCCACTGTGTGAGGCCTACCACCGAGTGGACAACTGGGcttcccccagcagcagctccagctctacACAGGGagaccaggaggaggtggagattcTCCCGTCGCAGGAGACAGAGCCACAACATCACCTCAATGGACAAGGGACCTCATCGTTGGAGAAAATGTGA
- the med22 gene encoding mediator of RNA polymerase II transcription subunit 22 isoform X1 translates to MATQRVLPQSKETLLQNYNKRLKDDIKSILENFTEIIKTAKIEDETQVSRPAQAEQDHYEMHVRAANIVRAGESLMKLVSDLKQFLILNDFPSVNDAISLQNQQLRSLQEECDKKLISLRDEIAIDLYELEEEYYSSSYSQWDTDLPLCEAYHRVDNWASPSSSSSSTQGDQEEVEILPSQETEPQHHLNGQGTSSLEKM, encoded by the exons ATGGCTACTCAGAGAGTCCTCCCTCAGAGTAAAGAGACACTCCTGCAGAACTATAACAAGAGACTGAAAGATGATATCAAGTCCATCCTGGAAAACTTTACTGAAATCATCAAAACCGCAAAG ATAGAGGATGAGACGCAGGTTTCCCGACCAGCCCAAGCAGAACAGGACCATTATGAGATGCACGTTAGAGCTGCCAACATT GTACGAGCTGGTGAATCTCTGATGAAGCTGGTGTCAGATCTGAAGCAGTTCCTGATTCTGAATGACTTTCCCTCAGTGAACGATGCCATAAGTCTCCAAAACCAACAGCTCAGGTCACTGCAGGAAGAGTGCGACAAGAAGCTTATCTCACTCCGTGATGAGATTGCTATTGACCTGTATGAGTTAGAAGAAGAATATTACTCCTCCAG CTACAGTCAGTGGGACACTGACCTGCCACTGTGTGAGGCCTACCACCGAGTGGACAACTGGGcttcccccagcagcagctccagctctacACAGGGagaccaggaggaggtggagattcTCCCGTCGCAGGAGACAGAGCCACAACATCACCTCAATGGACAAGGGACCTCATCGTTGGAGAAAATGTGA
- the LOC105419283 gene encoding noelin-like isoform X1, producing MTFKGDFLSMDSDENLVNIFLLLLMTSHLTLVGPSVPEESWQIYSSAQDSDGRCVCTVVAPQQTVCSRDARTQQLKQLLKKVQNMSHSIDILDQRTKRDLKFVENMEFQLKNMENKFKEVEDDHESNSARQYKSIKAKMEELHPLIPVLESYKADTLLVKQFKEETANVTELLGMLQEQLGGLDYQELHSRVISLEDRLRACMQKLVCGKLTGIAEPVTIKSSGSRFGSWMMDPVAPSGDNRVWYMDGYHNNRFVREYQSIYDFMTTDNFTSHRLPHPWSGTGQVVYNGSIYYNKFQSHTIIKFEFSTSLISRSRQLEFAGYNNMYHYAWGGHSDIDLMVDERGLWAVYATNQNAGNIVLSQLNPSTLQIIRSWTTNHPKRSAGEAFMICGTLYVTNGYSGGTKVYYAYSTNSSTYEYIDIPLTNKYSHLSMLDYNPRDMALYAWNNGHQVLYNVTLYHIIQ from the exons GTTGGCCCTTCAGTCCCTGAGGAAAGTTGGCAGATTTACAGTTCAGCTCAAGATTCTGATGGTCGCTGTGTTTGTACAGTGGTTGCCCCTCAGCAGACTGTTTGTTCCAGAGATGCTCGAACTCAACAACTGAAACAACTGCTTAAAAAG GTTCAGAATATGAGTCATTCCATTGATATTCTTGACCAAAGGACCAAAAGAGACCTGAAGTTTGTCGAAAATATGGAATTTCAGCTAAAGAATATGGAAAACAAATTCAAGGAGGTAGAAGATGACCATGAAAGCAACTCTGCCAGGCAGTACAAG TCCATCAAAGCAAAAATGGAGGAGCTACATCCACTAATCCCTGTCCTGGAGTCATACAAGGCTGACACACTTCTGGTTAAACAATTTAAGGAGGAAACAGCAAATGTTACGGAGTTGCTTGGAATGCTGCAGGAACAACTTGGAGGTTTGGATTACCAAGAGCTTCATAGTCGAGTGATAAGTTTGGAAGACCGTTTGCGGGCCTGCATGCAGAAACTGG TTTGTGGGAAACTAACTGGTATAGCTGAGCCAGTCACTATCAAGTCATCTGGATCAAGGTTTGGATCATGGATGATGGATCCAGTTGCTCCATCAGGAGACAATAGA GTGTGGTACATGGATGGTTACCACAATAACCGATTTGTTAGAGAATATCAGTCAATCTATGATTTTATGACAACAGATAACTTTACCTCTCACCGCcttccccacccctggtctgGTACTGGTCAGGTAGTGTACAATGGATCCATTTATTACAATAAGTTTCAGAGTCACACAATcataaaatttgaatttagcACATCGCTCATCAGCCGCTCTCGACAACTTGAATTTGCTGGCTACAACAACATGTATCATTACGCCTGGGGAGGACACTCAGACATTGACCTCATGGTGGATGAGAGAGGGCTTTGGGCTGTTTATGCCACTAATCAGAATGCTGGAAATATTGTACTAAGTCAGCTAAACCCAAGCACACTCCAGATAATCCGGAGCTGGACAACCAACCACCCCAAACGTAGTGCTGGTGAAGCCTTCATGATTTGTGGAACTCTTTATGTGACAAATGGATACTCTGGAGGAACCAAGGTCTATTATGCTTACTCCACCAACTCTTCCACCTATGAGTACATTGACATTCCTCTAACGAATAAATATAGCCACTTGTCTATGCTCGACTACAACCCAAGAGACATGGCACTGTATGCCTGGAACAATGGCCATCAAGTCCTTTATAATGTTACATTATACCACATCATACAGTAA
- the LOC105419283 gene encoding noelin-like isoform X2, whose amino-acid sequence MTFKGDFLSMDSDENLVNIFLLLLMTSHLTLVGPSVPEESWQIYSSAQDSDGRCVCTVVAPQQTVCSRDARTQQLKQLLKKVQNMSHSIDILDQRTKRDLKFVENMEFQLKNMENKFKEVEDDHESNSARQYKSIKAKMEELHPLIPVLESYKADTLLVKQFKEETANVTELLGMLQEQLGVCGKLTGIAEPVTIKSSGSRFGSWMMDPVAPSGDNRVWYMDGYHNNRFVREYQSIYDFMTTDNFTSHRLPHPWSGTGQVVYNGSIYYNKFQSHTIIKFEFSTSLISRSRQLEFAGYNNMYHYAWGGHSDIDLMVDERGLWAVYATNQNAGNIVLSQLNPSTLQIIRSWTTNHPKRSAGEAFMICGTLYVTNGYSGGTKVYYAYSTNSSTYEYIDIPLTNKYSHLSMLDYNPRDMALYAWNNGHQVLYNVTLYHIIQ is encoded by the exons GTTGGCCCTTCAGTCCCTGAGGAAAGTTGGCAGATTTACAGTTCAGCTCAAGATTCTGATGGTCGCTGTGTTTGTACAGTGGTTGCCCCTCAGCAGACTGTTTGTTCCAGAGATGCTCGAACTCAACAACTGAAACAACTGCTTAAAAAG GTTCAGAATATGAGTCATTCCATTGATATTCTTGACCAAAGGACCAAAAGAGACCTGAAGTTTGTCGAAAATATGGAATTTCAGCTAAAGAATATGGAAAACAAATTCAAGGAGGTAGAAGATGACCATGAAAGCAACTCTGCCAGGCAGTACAAG TCCATCAAAGCAAAAATGGAGGAGCTACATCCACTAATCCCTGTCCTGGAGTCATACAAGGCTGACACACTTCTGGTTAAACAATTTAAGGAGGAAACAGCAAATGTTACGGAGTTGCTTGGAATGCTGCAGGAACAACTTGGAG TTTGTGGGAAACTAACTGGTATAGCTGAGCCAGTCACTATCAAGTCATCTGGATCAAGGTTTGGATCATGGATGATGGATCCAGTTGCTCCATCAGGAGACAATAGA GTGTGGTACATGGATGGTTACCACAATAACCGATTTGTTAGAGAATATCAGTCAATCTATGATTTTATGACAACAGATAACTTTACCTCTCACCGCcttccccacccctggtctgGTACTGGTCAGGTAGTGTACAATGGATCCATTTATTACAATAAGTTTCAGAGTCACACAATcataaaatttgaatttagcACATCGCTCATCAGCCGCTCTCGACAACTTGAATTTGCTGGCTACAACAACATGTATCATTACGCCTGGGGAGGACACTCAGACATTGACCTCATGGTGGATGAGAGAGGGCTTTGGGCTGTTTATGCCACTAATCAGAATGCTGGAAATATTGTACTAAGTCAGCTAAACCCAAGCACACTCCAGATAATCCGGAGCTGGACAACCAACCACCCCAAACGTAGTGCTGGTGAAGCCTTCATGATTTGTGGAACTCTTTATGTGACAAATGGATACTCTGGAGGAACCAAGGTCTATTATGCTTACTCCACCAACTCTTCCACCTATGAGTACATTGACATTCCTCTAACGAATAAATATAGCCACTTGTCTATGCTCGACTACAACCCAAGAGACATGGCACTGTATGCCTGGAACAATGGCCATCAAGTCCTTTATAATGTTACATTATACCACATCATACAGTAA